The genomic window GCTGATATCTTTGACCACCTTTTTGCCGTAGCGCAGGAGTTTGGTCTGCAATTATTCCAAAATCCTTCAGGTCATGACCTAAAAATAATGGTCGATGCCTCTAAATGGGATGGCATGATTAGAGAAATGGACCATTAGATGTATTTAGGCCTGTCCCCTACCACTATAAGGGTTAATCCTTTTAGTGAATTGGGACAGGCCTTTTTCTGCATTACTTCGCCTTTAACTTCTCGCTAAAATAAACTAAATATAAATAAAGGACAAGCACCTGACATTATTGCTTCCAAATAATTAATGTTGCCAGCATCATAAAACAATTTAATATAAAGAATTTTGTATTTATTAAATACATGATTAGTAGTATGATAATATATAAAAAAAGAAAGAGGACATCCTATGAATTCAACAGTCTTGCAGAGAGAAACAACTAAAACAAAAACTTTAGTCATCCATGCTCTTTTTATCGCACTAACCCTTGTCGCCACAATGTTCATCAATATTAAGCTCCCAATTATGGGTAATGGCGGCCTAATCCATCTGGGTAACGTGCCTCTTTTTATAGCAGCCTTAGTTTACGGAAAAAAAACTGGGGCCATTGCAGGCGCCTTTGGAATGGGCTTATTCGATCTTATATCTGGCTGGGGCGCATGGGCACCGTTTACGTTCGTCATTGTTGGTACAATGGGCTTTTTAGCTGGCTTAATATCCGAAAAGATGCCAGGTAAAAGAGTAGTTGTAAACACACTGGCAGTTGCCGTTGCTCTAATAATAAAAGTCGTTGGCTACTATTTTGCCGAAGTGCTCCTATACGGTAACTGGATCCTTCCTTTCGGCTCCATTCCAGGAAACGTTATGCAGGTTGTTATCGCAGGGATCATTGTGATACCTCTAGCGGACCGTTTTAAAAGAGCTATGCGTATTTAGGTATGAAATTTATTCATTGGACTCATGGATAGTAGAATCCCTCACAAGAGTGAGGGATTCTTTCACATTTTAAGCAACTTTAATGGCTTTTCCAAATGGCACCCTAGGGAGAAACGTGCCTGGGACTAGCCAGAATAATTCATAATTCACATCTTTGATTTCATCTGTAATAAAACCAGTTACATCGGTGATATAAAACAATGTATCCACCTTATTTTCCTCAGCCCATTCAAGAACTAAGGTGTAGGAAGATTTCCCATGTGAATAATATTTAATAGAATCGCTCTTTACGGGAATAATACTCCTAATTTTAAAATCTGCTTGAACTAATAAAGCATCTGATTTCACTTGTTCAAATAATTTCACAATGTTGTTAATTAAAATCTTAGGGACTTCATTTGTGGATGTATCGACAGCTATGGCAACATTTTTATCCTGCCGTTGCTGCAGCATAGATAGTAGCATTTTATGCCATTTCAATTTGACCACCTCCCCTTTGAATATAAACAAGCTTTACTGGCTTCAACAGGAGTTTCTGAAGTCAGTTATTGCCCATCTTATTTTGGGTTATTGCAAGGAGAGTTATTATTGAAATGTTGAGGAAATAATATGCAATTTTTTTAAAACGATAAATTGTACTACTTTATCGGAATTATATGTTTTTTTACTTCGCTAGTTACCTTTAATCCAAGTAATCCATAAAGAATTTGAACTTTTACACAATTATCGGTTATAATGGCACTAAGTACAGCATAAAATAAAAAATGACCGGACATGCTAGTAACATGTCCAGTCTAGCAATAGACGGTTCCCACAAAGGGATCGGCTATTAACGGGGAAAAATCCACCTGAGCGCCTAACTCAAGGGTGGATTATTTTTTATGGTTAAATGACAGAATGGCTACGATCAAACTTGCAAATGCAATCGTAAACATTAATGCTTCAAATACTGTCATTCAGCATCACCCCCTTTCCGTTCGGGAGTGTGCCGACCACCCTTGAGAAACCTATTCTATTGCTTCTTTAGTTTATCATATATTCAGCCCAATAGGAACGTGCGTTCTCTTCTTGTCGAAAAATTAAATTAAATAGGAACATGAGTATCGACCCATGTTCCTATTTCAAGTCAAATTGCACTTTTCATATTTCCATTTGTTTCGTCTGCTTGTAAATCAGTTTTAAAAGAGTCGAAGTCTGCTTTTTCAATTATAAGTGATACTAGAACTCCTCCGATTAGTGCCCAGAAAGGTGAACTGATTCCGAAGAAACTTACTCCTGACATGGCAATAACTAAAGAGAAAAATGCGCCAATTTGAAACTTTCTTTCAGAAAAGGAAGCTTGCAGGGAACTAATTAAAACACCAACCATCGCTAGACCAGCAACTGTTGCAATCAATGTGCTTGGCAAGGCGGTCACAAACGGAACCGCAATACCGGCAATTAAACCGAACCCTCCAAAAAGAAATGCATTAACTAAAACAGAGGCGTAACGTCCCTCCTTATTATCTCCTGATTCTTTTGAAGCACATATTGCTGTCATCGGACCGGCGATATTGGCATTGTGTCCACCAAAAAATGCCGTAACCATTCCACCAATTCCACTCCAGACTGTCATAGTATTAACAGGCGGTTTATAACCTTCTGCCATCAAAACACCAATAGCCTGAGCATTTTCAGCTCCTATGACCAGGAGTGTCAATGGTATAGCGACAGAAATGATTGCATCAATCGAGAAGGTTGGCATAAGAATTTCGGGAAGTGTCAATCCTGCTTCCATGCTTGTTGGCTGAAATCCCCCCATTGTTGCAGCCAGTATACCAGCAACTAAAAAAGAGGTCAAAATGGGCGGTACCTTTTTTAGATACCGTGATGATAGTAAGTAAACAACTATCGCTGACCCTGCAATTAGCGGTGCCCCTTGCAGAGATGTAATCATTCCGGTGCCAAATCGAATCATTGCACCGACTATCATCGCCATTACAATCGGGACTGGAATCCATTTCATCGCTTTTCCGATTAATCCGGAAATACCTAAAATGAATACGAGTACACCTGAAACAAAGTATGCACCTGATATTTCACTAAGTGAGTAGTGCTGCAGTGCACCAGCAACTAATACAGCCCCAGGAATTGAATAAGCACCGACAATAGGTTGGCGATATTTTAAAGCTAAATATAATCCAATTAAGCTTCCAAAAAAATAAACTGCAAACAACCAGGAAATCGTTTGTTCAATAGACAATCCTGCATCTGTTGCCCCACCAATGATGATTAATGCCGGACCGGTACAGCCAAATATGGCTGCAAGGGTCCCTGCACTAATAGTGTTAACGTTCAAATGCTTTGGAAACAATTTTAAGCTTTCGCCAACTGAATGTTTCATACATTCCTTCCCCTTTATATTCAATTTTTACTTGCCTTGGAATTTAGGTTTTACTTTATTATCAAAAGCCTGGACTCCTTCATTGAAATCCTCTGTTGAACGCAACATACCATAAGCAAATCCTTCAATTTCCATTCCCATGCTTAATGGTGCATCTTGAGAAGCATTAATTACGCGCTTGAGTACTTTAAGTGTCATTGGGGAAAGTCTAGTAAGATCTTCTACAAGTTTATTTACTTCTTCCTCAAGGTTTTCTGGGCTTGTTACTGTAGTTAGCAAGCCCCATTGGTGTGCTTCCTGTGCTGGAATACGTCTGCCTCTCATAATCATATCTTTTGCGCGTCCAACACCAGCAATTTTTGCAATTCGCTGTGAGCCACCGCTTCCAGGGATCATCCCAAGATTGATTTCTGGCAGAGCTAATAATGTATTGTCGGCTGCTACACGGAAATCGCATGCCATGGCGATTTCAAGTCCCACACCAAAAGTGTAGCCTTGTAATTGGGCAATAACTGGTTTCGGTGAACGTTCTGGTGCTGCCACATTGACGTGTAATTCAGAAAGGATGGAAGGATGCTGCTCCA from Bacillus sp. DTU_2020_1000418_1_SI_GHA_SEK_038 includes these protein-coding regions:
- a CDS encoding ECF transporter S component produces the protein MNSTVLQRETTKTKTLVIHALFIALTLVATMFINIKLPIMGNGGLIHLGNVPLFIAALVYGKKTGAIAGAFGMGLFDLISGWGAWAPFTFVIVGTMGFLAGLISEKMPGKRVVVNTLAVAVALIIKVVGYYFAEVLLYGNWILPFGSIPGNVMQVVIAGIIVIPLADRFKRAMRI
- a CDS encoding putative holin-like toxin → MTVFEALMFTIAFASLIVAILSFNHKK
- a CDS encoding benzoate/H(+) symporter BenE family transporter, whose translation is MKHSVGESLKLFPKHLNVNTISAGTLAAIFGCTGPALIIIGGATDAGLSIEQTISWLFAVYFFGSLIGLYLALKYRQPIVGAYSIPGAVLVAGALQHYSLSEISGAYFVSGVLVFILGISGLIGKAMKWIPVPIVMAMIVGAMIRFGTGMITSLQGAPLIAGSAIVVYLLSSRYLKKVPPILTSFLVAGILAATMGGFQPTSMEAGLTLPEILMPTFSIDAIISVAIPLTLLVIGAENAQAIGVLMAEGYKPPVNTMTVWSGIGGMVTAFFGGHNANIAGPMTAICASKESGDNKEGRYASVLVNAFLFGGFGLIAGIAVPFVTALPSTLIATVAGLAMVGVLISSLQASFSERKFQIGAFFSLVIAMSGVSFFGISSPFWALIGGVLVSLIIEKADFDSFKTDLQADETNGNMKSAI
- a CDS encoding enoyl-CoA hydratase/isomerase family protein, producing MTNKKTYQWDHILVEKNPEAQTATIILDRPEKMNTLSFIARSHLNEIFNELNHDPEVSVIVIKGSGEKAFSSGGTISEFMEQHPSILSELHVNVAAPERSPKPVIAQLQGYTFGVGLEIAMACDFRVAADNTLLALPEINLGMIPGSGGSQRIAKIAGVGRAKDMIMRGRRIPAQEAHQWGLLTTVTSPENLEEEVNKLVEDLTRLSPMTLKVLKRVINASQDAPLSMGMEIEGFAYGMLRSTEDFNEGVQAFDNKVKPKFQGK